The following proteins are encoded in a genomic region of Sorangiineae bacterium MSr12523:
- the glnE gene encoding bifunctional [glutamate--ammonia ligase]-adenylyl-L-tyrosine phosphorylase/[glutamate--ammonia-ligase] adenylyltransferase codes for MGDGPLITGPLRRDAVELSHWLESAYPALGPSLRSRPEDVSYIANSGRGARDARSYRRLLLPQLEDLSDAVDVRRKLRRFSTRERLRIAARELESGTDVDITARELSDLADVCIEVALNEALLWADRRFGVPTKLDGTRNGFCVIGMGKLGGRELNAGSDVDLLLFYDTDEGSVVKDGVLQDVTLHEYFTRVAQRLTATLEEPTEDGMVWRVDLRLRPEGSRGPLVNALAAAERYYESWGRTWERAALVRARPSAGDLAVGEQILAALSPFVWRREVNPQLANEMAAMLLRARAEIGEEDPRRDLKLGPGGIREAEFFVQSLQLVWGGRDPVLRSTNTMDALRRLRARGFVTEREAREIGDGYLALRRLEHRVQFATGLQTHALPEDPGLLGRIARSLGFRGAVQLEKDLDRVRKRIGARMASLTSHGTAKTDAPAAPSSIERLLVALDARDEERLLACLEERFDPIRAPELLRHLLALAKRPDGPLGAVSRDQYPSLAETLIDALADAADPEQAARLMTTFFARMVTPSVYVRALAEDPLGTRRLAGLFGASAFLGEAAALHPDLVDQLLFRTTPVSDPEGAASAVEDEVARLGDLQSVTDAGLRLERFVGALRRAKRRVTMEVGIADLAGELDTRKCTLTLSALADAVLSHTVRFTLGDDVRMAVMAMGKLGGREIGYGSDLDLFFVFDPAGEDEHEAQERAIRGAQRVLRILGTPHGDGPGYELDTRLRPSGNQGLLVVSIEAFARYQETQAAAWERQALIKARACAGDPELGAQVEAIAREAAYVRGAPPASDVHRLRMRMERELAGERREGRIRYDMKLGRGGLVDVEFSVQYLQMKHGRDPRVRSQDTETALGALEACGYIDAGHASSLREGYRLLRQLEQRARVHHGSTSPFIEEGAPGLTLLARRMGMRDGRPRGSAAEALLARYVQVTLEVRAAYLAVLGVEAE; via the coding sequence CCGGGCGCGGCGCCCGCGATGCACGGTCCTACCGTCGCTTGTTGCTGCCCCAGCTCGAGGACCTTTCCGACGCGGTGGACGTGCGGCGAAAGCTGCGCCGCTTTTCGACGCGCGAGCGGTTGCGCATCGCAGCGCGCGAGTTGGAAAGCGGCACCGACGTCGACATCACCGCCCGCGAGCTCTCCGATCTGGCCGACGTGTGCATCGAGGTGGCCCTGAACGAGGCGCTGCTTTGGGCCGACCGCCGCTTCGGCGTGCCGACGAAACTCGATGGAACGCGTAACGGCTTTTGCGTCATCGGCATGGGCAAGCTGGGTGGCCGCGAGCTCAATGCGGGGAGCGACGTCGATCTTCTGCTTTTCTACGACACGGACGAGGGCTCCGTCGTCAAAGACGGCGTGCTGCAAGACGTCACCCTGCACGAGTATTTCACGCGGGTCGCGCAGCGGCTGACCGCCACCTTGGAAGAGCCGACGGAAGACGGCATGGTCTGGCGGGTGGACCTGCGGCTGCGCCCCGAGGGATCGCGCGGGCCATTGGTGAACGCATTGGCCGCGGCCGAGCGGTATTACGAATCATGGGGCCGCACCTGGGAGCGCGCGGCGCTGGTGCGTGCGCGTCCTTCCGCAGGCGATCTCGCGGTGGGGGAGCAAATTTTGGCGGCGTTATCGCCCTTCGTGTGGCGGCGCGAGGTGAATCCGCAATTGGCCAACGAAATGGCGGCGATGCTGCTGCGGGCGCGCGCGGAAATCGGTGAAGAGGATCCGCGGCGTGATTTGAAATTGGGCCCCGGCGGCATCCGCGAGGCGGAGTTCTTCGTGCAGTCGCTGCAGCTCGTGTGGGGCGGGCGTGACCCGGTCTTGCGCAGCACGAACACGATGGACGCGCTGCGGCGCCTTCGCGCCCGCGGCTTCGTCACCGAGCGCGAGGCGCGCGAAATCGGCGACGGCTATTTGGCACTGCGGCGCCTGGAGCATCGCGTGCAGTTTGCAACGGGTTTGCAGACCCACGCCTTGCCAGAGGATCCGGGGCTCTTGGGCCGCATCGCCCGATCGCTGGGCTTTCGCGGCGCGGTGCAGTTGGAAAAAGATCTCGACCGAGTGCGAAAGCGCATTGGCGCGCGCATGGCGTCGCTTACGAGCCATGGCACGGCCAAGACGGATGCGCCGGCCGCACCGTCATCCATCGAGCGATTGCTCGTGGCGTTGGACGCGCGGGATGAAGAGCGCTTGCTCGCATGCCTGGAGGAGCGCTTCGATCCGATTCGGGCGCCGGAGCTGCTGCGGCACTTGCTGGCTCTGGCCAAGCGCCCCGATGGTCCGCTCGGGGCGGTCTCGCGCGATCAGTATCCGTCGCTCGCGGAGACGTTGATCGACGCGCTCGCGGATGCCGCCGATCCGGAGCAGGCGGCGCGCCTGATGACCACGTTTTTCGCGCGCATGGTCACGCCCAGCGTGTACGTGCGCGCGCTGGCCGAGGATCCGCTGGGCACGCGGCGGTTGGCTGGGTTGTTCGGCGCGAGCGCTTTTTTGGGCGAGGCCGCGGCGCTGCATCCCGATCTGGTGGACCAGCTGCTCTTTCGCACCACCCCGGTGAGCGATCCGGAAGGTGCCGCGAGCGCGGTGGAGGACGAAGTGGCGCGCCTCGGCGATCTCCAGAGCGTCACCGACGCCGGGCTGCGCCTGGAGCGTTTCGTGGGCGCGCTGCGCCGGGCCAAGCGCCGCGTCACCATGGAGGTCGGCATTGCCGATCTCGCGGGCGAGCTCGATACGCGAAAGTGCACCCTGACCTTGAGCGCCCTCGCCGATGCGGTGCTGAGCCACACCGTGCGATTCACTTTGGGGGACGATGTCCGCATGGCCGTCATGGCCATGGGCAAGCTCGGCGGGCGCGAGATCGGCTACGGGTCGGACTTGGACCTGTTTTTCGTTTTCGACCCCGCGGGCGAGGACGAGCACGAGGCCCAGGAGCGCGCCATCCGCGGCGCGCAGCGGGTATTGCGCATTTTGGGCACGCCGCACGGCGATGGGCCGGGCTACGAGCTGGACACGCGGCTGCGGCCCTCGGGCAACCAGGGGCTCTTGGTGGTGTCCATCGAGGCGTTCGCGCGTTACCAGGAGACGCAGGCGGCCGCGTGGGAACGGCAGGCGCTCATCAAGGCGCGCGCATGTGCGGGCGATCCGGAGCTCGGCGCGCAGGTGGAAGCCATTGCGCGGGAGGCTGCCTACGTGCGCGGGGCGCCGCCGGCCAGCGACGTGCATCGCCTGCGCATGCGCATGGAGCGCGAGCTCGCGGGCGAGCGCCGCGAGGGGAGGATCCGCTACGACATGAAACTGGGCCGCGGCGGCTTGGTCGACGTGGAGTTTTCCGTGCAGTACTTGCAAATGAAGCATGGCCGCGATCCGCGGGTGCGGTCGCAGGACACCGAGACCGCGCTTGGGGCGCTGGAAGCTTGCGGGTACATCGATGCGGGCCACGCATCGTCGCTGCGCGAGGGCTACCGGTTGCTCCGGCAATTGGAGCAGCGCGCACGCGTGCACCATGGAAGCACGAGTCCCTTCATCGAAGAGGGCGCACCCGGTTTGACCTTGCTCGCACGCCGCATGGGCATGCGTGACGGTCGCCCGCGCGGATCGGCCGCGGAGGCACTGCTCGCGCGCTACGTGCAGGTGACACTCGAAGTGCGGGCCGCATACCTGGCCGTGTTGGGCGTCGAAGCCGAATGA